One Canis lupus familiaris isolate Mischka breed German Shepherd chromosome 20, alternate assembly UU_Cfam_GSD_1.0, whole genome shotgun sequence genomic region harbors:
- the OR7A55 gene encoding olfactory receptor family 7 subfamily A member 55 (The RefSeq protein has 2 substitutions compared to this genomic sequence): MERGNDTQISEFLLLGLLEEPELQPLLFGLFLSMYLITVFGNLLIILAVGSDSHLHTPMYFFLANLSFVDICFTSTTIPKMLQNTQTQSKVITYKGCITQIYFLIVFAVLDVLLLSVMAYDRYVAICYPLHYTVIMNPRLCGLLVLVSWIMCILNSLLQSLMMLRLSFCTHFQIPHFFCELNQMIQLACSDTFLNNMVMYFAAVLLAGGPFIGILYSYSKIVSSILGISSAQGKYKAFSTCASHLSVVCLFYCTMLGVYLSSAATHSSHSSAVASVMYTVITPMLNPFIYSLRNRDIKRALKTFFVKETPRGQLSKD; the protein is encoded by the coding sequence ATGGAACGAGGAAATGATACACAAATTTCAGAATTCCTTCTTCTGGGATTATTAGAAGAACCAGAACTGCAGCCCCTCCTATTTGGGCTTTTCCTCTCCATGTACCTCATCACTGTCTTTGGAAACTTGCTCATCATCTTGGCTGTTGGTTCTGACTCTCACCTCCACACCCCTATGTACTTTTTCCTTGCCAACCTGTCTTTTGTAGACATCTGTTTCACTTCCACCACCATCCCCAAGATGCTTCAGAACACCCAGACTCAGAGCAAAGTCATCACCTATAAGGGTTGCATTAtgcagatttattttctcatagtcttTGCCGTGTTGGATGTCCTTCTCTTGAgtgtgatggcctatgaccgctatgtggccatctgttaCCCTCTGCACTACACGGTCATCATGAATCCCCGGCTCTGTGGTCTGCTTGTTCTGGTGTCCTGGATCATGTGTATCTTGAACTCCTTGTTACAAAGTTTAATGATGTTGCGGCTTTCCTTCTGTACACACTTCCAAATCCCCCACTTTTTCTGTGAACTCAATCAGATGATCCAACTTGCCTGTTCTGACACTTTTCTTAATAACTTGGTGATGTATTTTGCAGCTGTCTTGCTGGCTGGTGGTCCCTTCATTGGGATCCTTTACTCTTACTCTAAGATAGTTTCCTCCATACTTGGGATCTCATCAGCTCAGGGAAAGTATAAAGCATTTTCCACCTGTGCATCCCACCTCTCGgttgtctgtttattttattgtacGATGCTTGGTGTGTACCTTAGCTCTGCTGCTACCCACAGCTCTCACTCAAGTGCAGTGGCCTCGGTGATGTACACAGTGATCACACCCATGCTGAATCCCTTCATCTACAGCCTGAGGAACAGAGACATAAAGAGGGCTCTGAAAACATTCTTTGTGAAGGAGACTCCACGTGGCCAATTGTCAAAAGACTGA